Proteins encoded by one window of Cannabis sativa cultivar Pink pepper isolate KNU-18-1 chromosome 4, ASM2916894v1, whole genome shotgun sequence:
- the LOC115714645 gene encoding cytochrome P450 78A7, whose translation METMNNLVTKDTSWWVFTLPAFLGSETLLDGYVLLSFGLAFLTAGLLTWAFTPGGLAWKNGRNQRGLTSIPGPRGLPIFGSLFTLSRGLAHRTLAYMAWSRANIKLLALSLGSTPIVVAFDPHTAREILTSPHFADRPLKQSAKSLMFGRAIGFAPNGTYWRLLRRIASTHLFSPRRILAHEPGRKLECAAMLRNIADEQKKNGVVSLRKHLQAASLNNIMGSVFGKRYDPNIDSEELSELQDMVREGFDLLGAFNWTDHLPWLSYFYDPFRIVERCSKLVPRVRKLVRVIIEEHRRRKNDNNPGELQDHGDFVDVLLSLDGDEKLQEDDMIAVLWEMIFRGTDTTALLTEWVLAELILNPDKQEKLRREINAAFGDGRAVTDAELSSLPYLQSVVKETLRVHPPGPLLSWARLSTSDVQLSNGMLIPANTVAMVNMWAITHDPHVWEDPLVFRPERFMESEGGADVDVRGCDLRLAPFGAGRRVCPGKNLGLVTVTLWVANLVRHFKWAQDPIKPVDLDEVLKLSCEMKRPLHGVALGV comes from the exons ATGGAGACTATGAACAACCTGGTTACTAAAGATACTAGCTGGTGGGTGTTTACTTTGCCTGCCTTTCTAGGCTCGGAAACCCTTCTTGACGGCTACGTTTTGCTCTCTTTCGGCCTCGCTTTTCTCACGGCTGGGCTCCTAACGTGGGCTTTCACACCCGGCGGCCTTGCATGGAAGAACGGGAGGAACCAAAGAGGCCTTACCTCCATTCCGGGACCCCGTGGATTACCTATTTTCGGGAGCCTTTTCACACTCAGCCGTGGCTTAGCTCATCGCACCTTGGCTTACATGGCTTGGAGTCGAGCCAACATTAAGCTTTTGGCTCTCAGCCTAGGCTCCACCCCGATCGTGGTGGCTTTTGATCCTCATACCGCCAGAGAAATTCTGACCTCTCCTCATTTCGCTGACCGGCCACTGAAGCAGTCAGCTAAGAGTCTTATGTTCGGGCGAGCCATCGGCTTCGCTCCTAACGGGACTTATTGGAGACTCCTAAGGAGGATCGCTTCAACGCACCTCTTCTCTCCCAGGCGTATTTTAGCCCATGAACCCGGTCGTAAGCTAGAATGCGCCGCCATGCTGCGTAACATAGCAGACGAGCAAAAGAAAAATGGTGTCGTCTCCTTAAGGAAGCACCTCCAAGCTGCTTCCCTTAACAACATCATGGGAAGTGTGTTTGGTAAAAGATATGATCCTAACATAGACAGCGAAGAGCTAAGTGAGCTTCAGGATATGGTAAGGGAAGGATTCGATCTATTGGGTGCTTTCAACTGGACTGACCATCTTCCATGGCTCAGTTATTTCTACGACCCTTTTCGTATTGTTGAAAGATGCTCTAAACTCGTTCCCCGAGTTAGGAAACTCGTCCGAGTCATCATCGAAGAACACCGACGCCGTAAAAATGATAACAATCCCGGTGAGCTTCAAGATCATGGCGATTTTGTTGATGTATTGCTCTCTTTGGATGGGGATGAGAAGCTTCAAGAGGATGACATGATCGCTGTGCTGTGG GAAATGATTTTTAGAGGAACAGATACGACAGCTTTATTGACTGAGTGGGTGTTAGCCGAGTTGATTCTAAACCCTGATAAACAAGAAAAGCTGCGAAGAGAAATTAACGCCGCCTTTGGTGACGGAAGAGCTGTGACAGACGCCGAGTTGAGCAGCTTGCCTTACTTACAGTCGGTGGTTAAGGAAACCTTAAGGGTGCACCCTCCAGGCCCACTACTCTCCTGGGCCAGGCTGTCCACATCGGATGTCCAGCTCAGCAACGGCATGCTCATCCCAGCCAACACCGTAGCCATGGTCAACATGTGGGCCATCACCCACGACCCGCACGTGTGGGAGGATCCACTTGTCTTTAGACCCGAAAGGTTCATGGAGAGCGAGGGCGGTGCTGACGTGGACGTCCGCGGCTGCGATCTCCGTCTGGCCCCTTTTGGGGCGGGTCGCCGGGTTTGTCCGGGGAAGAATCTGGGTCTGGTGACCGTTACCCTATGGGTGGCAAATCTAGTTCGCCATTTCAAGTGGGCCCAGGACCCGATCAAGCCTGTTGATCTCGATGAGGTTCTGAAGCTGTCTTGTGAAATGAAGCGTCCACTGCATGGCGTGGCTCTTGGAGTTTGA